Proteins encoded together in one uncultured Sphaerochaeta sp. window:
- a CDS encoding class I SAM-dependent DNA methyltransferase, with translation MISGEIKNQVNQTWNAFWTGGISNPLEVIEQMTYLLFIKRLDELHTAIEKKSNRLQVGIDNPIFPTGVNPYSKAGRSYEMLRWSKFINTDASTMYEIVSEEVFPFIKNLQDNGSTYSTHMKDARFTIPKPALLAKVVDMLDSIPMDDRDTKGDLYEFMLGKIASAGQNGQFRTPRHIIRMMVELTAPEPNDIICDPACGTAGFLVSAAEYLRNNHPEIFIDEKALKKFNRETFNGFDFDSTMLRIGSMNMLLHGIENPDIQNRDSLSQSHSEIEEVYTLILANPPFAGSLDYESCSKDLLQVVKTKKTELLFVALFLRLLKTGGRAAVIVPDGVLFGSSKAHKTLRKILVEDQKLDGIISMPSGVFKPYAGVSTGILLFTKTNSGGTDNVWFYDMQADGYSLDDKRNELDGKKHENNNIPDIINRWNNRKDEKERKRTDQSFFVSKHEIAENGYDLSINRYKEIVYDEVEYDSPHKIIEDLKALEEEIVKGLNALGEILK, from the coding sequence ATGATTTCAGGCGAAATAAAGAATCAGGTTAATCAAACTTGGAATGCTTTTTGGACAGGAGGAATTTCAAACCCTTTAGAGGTCATCGAGCAGATGACCTACCTTCTCTTTATCAAGAGACTAGATGAATTGCATACAGCAATAGAAAAGAAATCCAATAGATTACAGGTAGGCATTGATAATCCAATTTTTCCCACTGGAGTTAATCCCTATTCAAAAGCAGGAAGATCCTATGAAATGCTTCGCTGGTCAAAGTTTATAAATACTGACGCCTCTACGATGTATGAAATTGTCTCAGAAGAGGTTTTTCCTTTTATTAAGAATCTACAGGACAACGGATCAACCTATTCCACACATATGAAAGATGCTCGATTTACCATTCCTAAGCCAGCATTACTAGCAAAAGTAGTTGATATGCTCGATTCCATTCCCATGGATGATAGAGATACAAAAGGTGATTTGTACGAGTTTATGTTAGGGAAGATAGCTTCAGCTGGACAGAACGGTCAATTTAGAACTCCTCGGCATATCATAAGAATGATGGTAGAGCTTACTGCTCCCGAGCCAAATGATATTATCTGTGATCCAGCATGTGGGACTGCAGGATTTTTAGTTTCGGCAGCTGAGTACCTTCGGAATAATCACCCTGAAATATTTATCGATGAAAAGGCTTTGAAGAAGTTCAATCGAGAAACCTTCAACGGGTTTGACTTTGATTCCACAATGCTTCGTATTGGATCGATGAACATGCTCCTACATGGAATAGAAAATCCTGACATCCAAAATAGGGATTCCCTTTCTCAAAGCCATTCAGAGATTGAGGAGGTCTATACACTTATATTGGCTAATCCGCCATTTGCAGGATCTCTAGATTATGAAAGTTGCTCAAAAGATTTACTACAAGTGGTGAAGACCAAGAAAACAGAGTTGCTGTTTGTAGCCTTGTTTCTCAGACTCTTAAAAACTGGTGGTAGGGCTGCTGTCATCGTCCCTGATGGAGTTCTTTTTGGTTCTTCCAAAGCCCATAAGACATTGAGAAAAATTCTTGTAGAAGATCAAAAACTTGATGGTATAATTTCTATGCCATCAGGTGTGTTTAAACCGTATGCAGGAGTCTCCACCGGAATTCTTCTTTTTACAAAAACAAATTCGGGCGGTACTGATAACGTTTGGTTTTATGATATGCAAGCTGATGGGTATTCTCTCGATGACAAACGGAATGAGCTTGATGGGAAAAAACATGAGAACAATAATATCCCAGATATCATCAATAGGTGGAATAATCGAAAGGATGAAAAGGAAAGAAAGAGAACAGATCAATCGTTCTTTGTGTCTAAGCATGAAATTGCTGAAAATGGATATGACCTTTCAATAAATCGATACAAAGAAATTGTATACGATGAAGTAGAATATGATTCTCCTCATAAGATAATAGAGGATCTGAAAGCCCTTGAAGAAGAAATAGTGAAAGGGTTGAATGCTTTAGGGGAGATATTAAAGTGA
- a CDS encoding restriction endonuclease subunit S, with protein MINSTSLAKIVQIKKGKKEQESSLYSDNRKRYLQIEDLRTNQNIKFCTPNNKSVEVCNDDVLIAWDGANAGTIGFQLAGIIGSTLARLRVDTEKAYPQYLGRYLQFRFPEIRNNCTGATIPHVSGHHLRELSVPLPPLPEQKRIATILDKADALRDKRKKSIAKLEDLLQSVFLDMFGEPLTNPKGPVGTLEEVCNKITDGTHISPKWSTQGVPFLFVSNIKNCEINFDTKQFIPDEEYCRLTKNNPIEIGDILYTVVGSYGKPAMVRDNRKFAFQRHIAHIKPKKTISSEYLESMLSTKAILQQADQVVTGIAQKTLILKELRKLRIIIPTYDQQKKFVEQKESIMKQLSLQKAMSYQSEIFFVALQQRAFRGEL; from the coding sequence GTGATCAATAGTACTTCTTTAGCAAAAATCGTTCAAATCAAAAAAGGCAAAAAAGAACAAGAATCAAGCTTGTATTCTGATAATAGGAAACGTTATCTTCAAATTGAAGATTTACGAACTAATCAAAATATCAAATTTTGCACGCCAAATAATAAGTCGGTTGAGGTTTGCAATGATGATGTTCTAATAGCTTGGGATGGCGCAAATGCAGGTACTATAGGTTTTCAACTAGCTGGTATTATTGGAAGCACGCTGGCTCGTTTAAGAGTTGATACGGAAAAAGCTTACCCTCAATATCTAGGAAGATATTTGCAATTTAGATTTCCAGAGATAAGGAATAATTGTACGGGAGCTACTATTCCCCATGTTTCTGGTCATCATCTTAGAGAATTATCTGTACCTCTTCCTCCTTTGCCAGAACAAAAACGTATAGCAACTATACTAGATAAAGCAGATGCCCTACGTGATAAACGAAAGAAGTCCATTGCCAAACTGGAGGATCTATTACAATCAGTATTTCTTGATATGTTTGGCGAGCCATTGACTAATCCCAAAGGACCGGTGGGCACATTGGAAGAAGTTTGTAATAAGATAACTGATGGAACACATATATCTCCCAAATGGTCAACCCAGGGGGTTCCATTCCTTTTTGTAAGCAACATAAAGAATTGTGAAATTAATTTCGATACAAAGCAATTTATCCCAGATGAAGAATATTGTCGGCTGACGAAAAACAATCCTATAGAAATAGGGGATATACTCTATACAGTAGTAGGTAGCTACGGTAAGCCTGCAATGGTTCGCGATAATAGGAAATTTGCATTTCAGAGACATATTGCACATATAAAACCCAAGAAAACTATTAGCTCAGAATATCTCGAGTCAATGCTTAGTACAAAAGCTATACTTCAACAGGCTGATCAAGTGGTAACAGGGATTGCTCAGAAGACTTTGATTTTAAAAGAGTTAAGGAAACTTCGAATAATTATTCCTACTTATGATCAGCAAAAAAAATTTGTAGAGCAAAAAGAAAGTATAATGAAACAATTATCATTGCAAAAGGCAATGAGCTATCAATCTGAAATCTTCTTTGTTGCCCTCCAACAGCGAGCTTTCAGAGGAGAATTATAG